ccccttgcttatcctgcattttttttttactcaatggactcgatgaattaacattgtacttgaaaaatgaaaccgtacttttctacaaacacttcatattcttttccaagttttatgtattcgacataggatagcgatttttttctgattccgtttacttgaagaaaaaaaaatcccgaaattgtaagtaaattcataacatgtaaccaaccatgctttgttaaGAAAAAACGGAGATGGCCAATCGTGGCACAGGGgatgattaaatgtagtttataaactccAACGATATACTTCATTACGTTTTGCTATTCTCCgttgaaaaacgaacgtaaattatatatattgtaaatatttatagaccgttggttttttcCCGTTtagatggttttacactagtaattttggggacctttatagcttgttgttcagtggctccgtgttgaaggccgtacattgacctatcatggtttacttttataaattgttatttggatggggagttgtctcattggcattcacaccacatcctcctatatctatgtaaatagacacaaacagtttttaaaaaagtgtttattcattaaatcattcaaatgtaTCGGTAGAAAGGTGAGTTTCTTCTTGTGcatgcatttagtcatccttaatttcttgatattttgtttatcagtttatcatacacgtttcgttttgtatttcattttaaatacgaatacatactacatatactttagcggatagttcaacaatgttatgcagctctattcttacagtataccttacggctttcaataatgagcaaagcccataccgcatagtcagctataaaaggccccgaattcaAACAAgagaattgttccttataaactacgatttctcacaagtattaatttattatttagttccacacatgcataagaaataatcttcgccgatgtaacatttcaatttattacaacaacatgccttcactgaattcattcaggtgcaccaatgatacgattaaagttattttgtttctatctttGGGGGACAATTTCCTCCGTTTATTGTACGCTTATAGCTACATTTTTgtactgtgtgtatgttttatagcatgaaaataataaaagagaaaTGTCAGTGCAACCACTGATTAATGattgtaatggatcagtattatgagatacttattataagtgactacgacattgttaggattataacctatcgtcagtatgaaagaaattaaaagtggttcatatattcatccgtataaaagcggcacatgtattttattttatccttatatttctcatcatgccgggtacaagataattgagttgctgcatgcaaagaacttagaatattacttaaaacaaactatcagtataatatttcgaccccactatttgaagttaataactatcagtataatatttcgaccccactttttgaagttaataaaacatttatttatttatttcgaccaaaggtttgtaaactatacaaatcattatttttacgttcgtagtaacatagtaaattccattgtcggtcacctgtgtcaattcacgtgcacacttgtatttaaatctttcggccaatgaaatgagacgtaacaagttgtttgtttgtgatacgccagaatgttatcaatgaactatcaaacgctaaagTCGACTGCATTTcagtataaaacataaaacaaatgtaGCAACGACAAACGGACTAATCATTGGTAAACAGGTATGACTTCATATCTTTTTCATGACGAACTCTTcgttcaaaaagtaaaatcacaaaaatactgaactcagaggaaaatcaaatcggaaagtcaataatcacatggcaaattcaaatgacaaaacacataaaaacgaatggacaagaattgtcatattcttgacaatagcttccttgtaagctgATCATGGATTGTTTTCGTCAAATGTATTGTGTAAGAGACATTGGCtgcatttttaatgttatttgatccctttttaaaattatttttcaaaatctaaTACTATTTCAATGATACTTTGCAGGATGAACCCGAACAAATTGCGAAATTCAATATGTGGATGCGCTTGGTAAGTCAAATGTTAGGCTTATTTGTATGTTTAATTGTTTATGTCTGTTGTGTTATATGTCTGTTGTGGTGTATGTCTGTTGTGGTGTATGTCTGTTGTGGTGTATGTCTGTTGTGTTGTATGTCTGTAATGTATGTTGTATGTCTGTAATGTATGTTTACACATCTGTGACTGTAGTATCCCAATTATTTCCACATTAACATTTAATGTCGGTTTAGCTTGCTTAAACAGTTTTCTCAGTATAAGGGAACTATAAATAACTGCCATACAAGGAGAAGGTTAAGCTACGTAAAACCAGGTTACATCCACCTTTTTCTTTATCAAATGCCCGTACAGAaacaggaatataacagttgtttatcACTCGTCCTTTTTAGTTGATAAAGTTTGATTGTAGTAGTTTTATGGACTACTTGTTTTCatgccctatttatgggcattatgttttttggtctgtgcgttcgttcgtccgttcgtttgtccgtctgtcccgcttcaggttaaagtttttggtcgaggtagtttttgatgaatttgtagtccaatcaacttgaaacttagtacaaatatTCCCTAAGGTATGATTTTTCCAATTTTGATGCCAagttagagtttttatcccatttttacggtccactgaacatagaaaatgatagtgcggatggggcattcgtgtactagggacacattcatgttttaaTTTACCTAGGAGTTCgttgttttgttattattttgcaTGACTTTAAGCCCCATCttgtatttacaaaatataaatgcaTGTGATGAACAAAACAAAGGCCACTAGCTCTGAAATTAAGTTTACATAACATCTCAAAAGATTAACCCTGACAGCTAtgcctctttttttaaattttaatgttggGTTATCATGatcttatatttcaaatatttatcaaacatgATAGAGTAACACACATTGTAGATTATAAAACTACCCTTCTGAAAATGCATGTACTGATTTCAGGGTATTATCTAGGAACAACACAAAAGCACGTACAATGCAGATATTTAGGTTTATAACGATACGGTGACCTTACCATTTTTTCAGATATGGACAGATTGTAGATTATACTGGAATCCTGAGGATTTTGGAAACATCACAGAAGTTGTTTTGCCTTTTGATTTGTTGTGGACTCCAGATCTAACCTTATACGAAAGGTTTGTTTACTAAGTATATACAATGAGATGTGGAGTATACATTAATGTATcaagccccagtcacactgtcacgtttcaagAGCTACATTTTACTATGTTTTGAAAGCGTAGCGTAACGAAGCGTATCGAAACGTAGTGATCCTTTGCTCAAAACGGGACCTGCCccgtatgttttgaaaattcaacaacaaCCGTGGCAAAAATTGAAACGAAGTAGAAACCTAGTAAATACGTATCAAAGCTTAGCGGAACGCAACAAACCGTGCTTACTACGTATCTAAACGTATCAATGCGTGGTGAAATCGTGGGTCTACACGTACTAATACGTAGAAAAACGTGATAAGAACGCAGCACAAACCTAGTAAAACCTAGTTTTCAAAATAACGGAACATTTTTGTTCAAAACGTAGTTGAAACGTAGAATTTTAAAATGTAGTAAAACTTGACAGTTGCCACAGTCACATTGACGTTTCAAGAGTTAGTTACGTTTTACTACATTTTGAAAGCGTAGCGAAACAGGAATAAACGTAACGAAGCGTATCGAAACGTAGTGATCCTTTGTTCAAAACGGGACTTGCCCtgtatgttttgaaaattcaacaacaaacgtaGCAAAAATTGAAACTAAGTAGAAACCTAGTAAATACGTGTCATAGCTTAGTGGAACGTTACAAAACGTGCTTACTACGTATCGAAACGTACCAATGCGTGGTGGAAACGTGGGTCTACACGTTCTTATACGTAGCAAAACGTGGTAAGAATGTAGCACAAACCTAGCTTCAAAATAACgggacatttttattcaaaacttggTTGAAATGTAGCATTTTAAACCGTAGTataacgtgacagtgtgactggggctttaACAACCTGACTTAAAACAAAACCAGACAACGGGaagtcaacgtacggccttcaacaaatgACACATTTCATTGATtgtcatttttcttgtttttacgATCTAAAGACGTATAAGAACATCCGTCTATTGTTGGTTACTGTCTTGTCTCTAGATATATACAGGTATTGGTTTCTTTTGTCGTTAGAATACTGTCTCATTAACGTATACATACCTCATATTTTCTTTTGTGtatctttaaggtggtacccaacactttcactaaaattaatttggctggtttaattttcataaaattttgtcaaagtactttgagactttaataaaaatataaaaatttaaaattttttgaaccaaccgttttgtcagaaaaattacactggttatatagcaatttgacaaacataaattttgatcattgagaagcttaatattccttttacaacacaacgtaattaaaacgtttagctgactttacagagttatctccctgtagtgttaggtaccaccttaaggtggctcgtgggtacaaaaatttcagcaaaaaattgaacttttattttttcattacaaattttatttattacactattagttattactttatgatatggtaaaaaaatcaGCCCAAAAAATCggttcggtttggccccagatgacttttaaaatgtttatatcattgaaaaagctccaaattatctccctttggtgcaaaaatgccatttttttggcattaaatttgaaatatcttttttaactcatcggtgacctatattttttattattgttttcatataagctatacataaactaaataattgtaaaatttaagcgatttctgtaattaggttatttttttggcagttgctatttgtccggctagccggacgaatagtaccaggactatttgtccggccaatacaatgcgcatgtcactataatatttgtgtgtgcgtgtaatattatcttcagcaTCACCAGGGGCACATGTTTGAAATCTTTAGTGTTAGGGCCTAATCTTGTTACTGgtaattgaaattgttgttttcttcacACTAGTATATAATAGTCCAATGTGGATAACGAATAATTAgaataaaatcatatatatcccatattttttatataagaagagAGAAGAATTTACTTGTAAAAAAAACTTGGGTAGTGTTTGACTCGTGAATTTTAAGTTAACGTAAAGGATTTTGTCTAGctgaaaaaggtacaaaattaTTATGTCTGTAGCTGTCAAAGAGAATTATAGACCCCTTGACATAAagttatccatattttgagtgaAAGGTGAGAGATTTTTCTataataacccccccccccccccctccaaaaaaaaagagtaataaaaaacactgttttttattttatttacgtgAGGGGATCGGGTGTCACAGTGTGCTCCTTTCCCCAAATTTCCCTTTTCTTTTCTTGTCTTGCAAGACTCATTTTTGGATTATAACTAAGCTAAATTTCATTCAGTTAGACCTGCAATTGTAAAGGCCTTTTTCAACTACACTTGCTTTGAACATCTTTTCCACCTGTATACAGCTGTAGCGAAtcgaataattttgtaaaactaattCTCCGATCAATTATACATAATTATCTTTTATTTCCCATTTTCcttgtgatttcaattttttacagTCCCTATCATAAGATTATATCATTCTTGGAAGTTCATAATATCGTGTTCCATTGTCAAATTccgaaaactttaaaatttatcacaaatatttcagccatgatcttaaaattgaaaatcagtgaTCAAATTACACGCGCCCCCTTGGTGCTACTGAAGATAATGTTACACGCACTTCCGAACGCACATTATATGACATGCGCATTacaatggccggacaaatagccctggcactattcgtccggctagccggacaaatagccactccgtattttttttatttcgatattacctctatttctcctattagttcaacagaaaaaaaagactgacaaaaatgtatgcttcttccggaggtagattgtgagcttaaatgaacggtgaccccatttttttatttcatttttcttttaagtatatgataaagttcatttataaaaaaataaagcgaaatcctatattagaaaaaaaaatttgatttatacccaggagtcCCCTTAAATCACTTTTGCTAccctttttaaaaaatgaagtgtgcttttaaaacaatttacatGCATCAATCTGACTTTAAAAAGACTGTGAAAGCCAATGATATGTAATATGCAATTGTTTCATCATAAATTTCAAGTTTCCATAAAAATTATTTCGCGGTGAAACCTTACAGTCCACGATCCACATACTTTGTAATATtggtttctatttttatttgatttgatttgatttgttttgtaattgtttttgtttgtttacttgtttgttttttgtttgttaaatgtcaCTGCTAGAAGGCGAAGCATGTTTCTGTGTTAacagtttactttttattttgcaGTGTAGCTGAAGAGTTTTATGGCTTTAAAGACTACAGACCTAGAGTAATGTTTGACGGAACAGTATATTATAATTTTCCCACTTTAGTAGAATCCGTGTGTCAAGTTGATGCTCTGAAGTTTCCATATGACACTCAAATATGTCTATTAACATTCGGATCCTGGGTGTTTTCAGGATCGGATCTAGATATATTTTCGAGTAAAAAGTTTGCCGatgtttcgtctataaaagaccaCGTGGAATGGGTTGTTGAAAGTGTTCCAATTGTAAGACATGTAGTTTTCTACCCAGAGCCATATCCTGACGTGACTTTTTACGTTCACATCAGACGAAAGCCAGCGTCATACGTCACTAATATCATAATACCATCACTTTTGATCACTCTCATATCGGCGCTTGGATTTTTACTTCCGGTTGAATCGGGAGAGAAAGTTGGGCTACAACTGACAGTTATGCTGGCAATATTTGTATTCCAAGTACTTGTAGCAGACCAATTACCGCCTTCTGCAGATTCTACGCCATGGATATGTAAGAAATCGTcaacttttttatatacatttacatagGAAGCGATGTGTCAAAtatgtacaataattataatttatttatatcagCAAATTGCTtttcattttttcacattttgtactgTTTACTAAGATCCTACCTTGAAATGATGAAAATATACAAGCTATAGTATTCTAGCACAGACTTTTTTCTTCTGGAACATGCTAATCTCGTTTTATAGGTTTGTGTATTAAATTACCATATTTCGAATaaattacaacaaacaaacaTGATCAATTCTGGTATGACATGTGTGGTTACGAGTGCAATCTCTTACCGAACTCTGTTGGTTCAAATAATACGATTTGTATTTCAGCTGTCTTCCTGAGTTTCACTCTAATATTATGTGGAGTGGCAAGTCTTCTGCAAGTTCTGGTCATAAGCGTACATTTCCAAGATAAGGATATGCCCAACTGGACGAAAAGATATATTCTTTACCCTCTTGCTCTTGTGTCCGGCGTCCAAACTCTAGGTTTACAACGTACTTGTTCTCAAAATGGTCAATTGGAGGTAAGACATTTGTCTCTCATTCTCTCTGATTTAGTCTTTCGAGCTATTTTCAAACTTTGTAGTTTCAGTTGAGTCTGTATAATGGGAGTCCTTTAAGTTTACGCAgctattttcatttaaaactgacGTAAACATAATGATTATTACTAAATGTTTCTTTTTACGCAGAATGCTGTGGTGACGGTAAAGGCGATAGCCGTGATAGGTTTTTAGATAAGATGcatataaaatgttaaaaggACTTAAGCTGTCAAAGTTATATGCATCGACACGACTtcaattctcatatttgatttattacatactaaaatgtatattcaaattacagtaagtttgaaataaacagacaaaaaacaTGTACTcgataattatataaaaatttcatgtgtattttatCTAGACACATTTTCATTAACTTTGGTGATTACCACTGAAGACTTCCGACAGTCACATAACCCTGGAGCGATATAAAcattaacataaatataaataggtAGCGACGTCGTGCAATTCGTTTTAaccttgcaagtgaataattcatctgCTATGTTTCTTtgattattttgacaaatttgaatCCAATTGAATGCTAAATTAGTCAGTGGTTTTATTTGTATTAATTGACAATGTGatacaaattaatatatattcaaatgatTTCGTTTACATGTTTTTATATAATGTAGTTTAATAACAAAGCTGATAGTTCTTTTAATACATTTTCTAGGAATGTAAAACCtgcaaatgttttgaaacatgaATTTCCCTTATGTTGTACAGATAGTGCATCTTATCATTTTTTTACTGTTCTGTAATCCATACTATGAATAATTTGAGTTTCATAGTTCAATATTCTTATTTCAGGACGAAGATAAAATGGTGAACAAAGCTCTACCAGAAGGCCTAACGCTATGGATGTACTTAGCCACGGTGCTTGACAGAGTCGGTATTTTCATATTTCTGATGATGTTTGTAATCGGATGTTTAGTGACCTTTGATGGAATGGTATCGCGTGATTAATTTGAATACTTAGTATCAAATACTTTTTCACGTCTATTACATACTTTCCATAATTCAACACAGAAATTTATGAAATGCAGTtcgaaatatatatgtttttctcgTTTtcgaattttgtaaaataatgtaTAATGTTATGCAAAAGTTGTACGCTTCAAATTGTTGTCTGTAAAAATTATAGTGCTTTAAATTGTATTCATGTAGTGCTATTTCATATTCATACTATAATCGTTATTgtcttttgtaacttttttgtaCGTTTTCTTTAAAGAAATCGTGAGCTGCCTCAAATCATAAACATGTGCAAAACTCATAAatactttattattatgagacagtcattgtatcaaaatatgattcTCCCTAATCGACTTATCTTTTTTACCagtcagtataaaaaaaatgatggtcCAAAATTACCCGCATTCTAATAAAGCCCTAACAAATTCGTCTGAAGGCCCAATAGTTCGACTACATGATGGTCTTTGTGCTGTCCAGTGAAATTCAATGGGACAAGATAATGTTCTACATCTCTATTTACAAACTACAGGCTCTAAAAAGTAGGAACTTTTCACCCGTCGGAATCTATTTGCATCTTTTGAAATGCCCGAAATCCTACATTACAAATGCATGACTTAAGTTCTCTTTTTGCTTtatttgttgtttacagtttttctTTACTCTAGTTTTGCAAGACatccaaaaatgtaaaaaaatatcatataaggAAAAAGGCTTCTATGAGGAAGAGATTGAAAATTACAGATACATGTATGCGTCTTATTTGAGGGTCGTGTTTTGATGATTATTTATGCTGTTTTAACGTTTCTCTTTATCTAGTCCATTTGCCGATTTCGCTTTATTCACTTAATAGATCGTGTCTGACTTGCTTGTCATATTAGGTAAGAGTTTTGCACCATCTATAATAGTTCTTCCGGTAATAAACACAAAACCCAATATGGGTAAAATTCGTCAATTAAGGAGAACAATTCTCAAGAGAGTTGACTGACAACTCCCTTAGCTCCTATTAGGTTTCAGATTTGTTCCGAATGGAGAAACAGTACATCATGCTGAACTTTCCTGTCTTGAAAGATTTACACAAGGATTAAAACTGTTTTCAAGATTATAGACAATACGTTCATTTTAACTCTATATTCATCTTGAGTCTTGACATCAGTCACAGTTGGCAGGCTGGAATACATGAACCTGACACATTTTATTATATCGAATATCACAAGGACGAATTGTTGCTAACTTGTGTTTCAATTGGTCATTGAGTATCAGAGGAGAAGATTGTTGTAAAAGTGAAATGGCGACAGTCGACGACACACGACCAGCGTACGTTTATTGTTATAACTATCAAATTGACCAATATCTGATTATTTACAGTATGTCTATTTTTGTTATGTACATAACTTCTCCAGTACCTATGAGCTTCTTGCTTTCATATTTTTAATTCTGATTGTTAATAACGAAGGTAAAAAAGAATTTGTTTTCAGACGCACAAAATTCAGAAAGCGTTATTTTGATTTCATTGCAAGCCCATTTAATGTGATATTTTAAAATGCGTTTCAGTATGTTTTGTTACACCTATTATAACGTAGCAAAACGTGGTAAGAACGTAGCACAAACCTAGTAAAACCTATCTTTCAAAAAAACaggacatttttattcaaaacgtagTTAAAACGTAGCATTTTAAACCGTAgtaaaacgtgacagtgtgactggagCTTAAAGAATTGATCCAAACGTGACTGCATTTAACCACTATTTGTTCTTTATTGCcttgtttttgttgttaaattACGACACGTGCCATAAATAGAGACAAACGTAGGAACGTCTAAGTTTGGAACACATGTCAGTCCAATGTCACAGTTACACACAGATTCATCTGGAACATGTCGACAATGAGATCCTTGCTGACCTATCTTCTTGCAGTACACATATTGGGGAAGAAACTGGTCTCTAACGCAACAAAACCCATTCGGACAAGAATTTGTTCTGTCATGCATGTCACAACTAACATCctaaaatgacaacaaaaatGCAACAAATTAATACTAGAACGATAAAAGCATCAAACAATgataaatcaatcaattaaaagaTGTGcattgcatatatacatgtaagttgttggtatttattttgtttatttgttgaatttcAGCAACATACATATGATACATGTTATTGCTTGTTTGGGTTTCCATTTTAAACATGtcgttttcatttgtttttatccacaaaaatatttgaTAGCGTGATAAACTTGACAATCTATGTGTTTGGACGGACAAAATAAAACGAATCTGTTTTACTAGTGTTTTGTTTGAAAATTAGGAAATGGTTGTCATGGGGGATTTACCAACCTGTCAATTAAAAGGGTCTAAGGTTGACAGGACAAATATGGTTAGGAGCAGAAGATGGGTATGAAAATACATCCAAGGGGTACCCGGAGACTTAGgggatggccttcggctgttgtctgctctatggtcgggttgttgtctctttgacagatttcctatttccattctcaattttaaatacacATCCATGCCAAGTCAGAATTTGAAAATGAGATCGGATGCATCATGTTGGAACAGTGTCTCTCTATTAGCACTTGAATAATTACACTTCTTGCAGGTGATTAATTGCAAGACAAACATTAATGCCTAACTTACGTGACCTCATTTCCTAGTGGCACTCTTAAAACCATGCTTTCcatccgttttgatttttttttaacttgtttttatTCTGCTTATTTAAGCGCTATATTTATCTCCAGTGCTAGACTttacattatttttaataaacaacGCTAGCCTACACATTTCCGTCAGTTCGATAATTTCGAagtcacggccgacactcggctaaccgagagataggtcggttaatctatattgagtatgcggctatatcggcggttggtctgttaatcgggttggctaaagtctgttaatcaggtgttatcgagaaaatcattgaaagttcagcatgtttcattgtataactttctaaatatattttcatcacaaaaagtattcatgtccaacaaaacaattcaatgtacttaactcagtggtgtaattattatttttctagcttcgatgtacgatctataaaatgaaaaggcgggttactcatcaataaatttatacacattttacacacataaaatgtacacaaaatgacacattggttaaatttacttgcattctatattttgaacatcgaaaaaagaattGCATTATGTTTGTTacccatattgatatcattgtgtgaaaaatctacacgaaaatctgtattttggtgacataaatcaatctttattaaaaacctggtctgttaatgggtcggatgtataaaacccggtctgttaattggtctgttaagagttatgaatggcaataaaagtataattatattgctatatggggtgttatcaaatgggtaggctcaagacgagcggctaaaatatacgaaaacaacacactagcaatgaaacataacataaacTGAAagaacacatgaaattgaaaattgataaaaatggtttcaaaaagtgtaatattaaagtaatattaatttcatccaagacgGATCGCATATATAATATGTTGATtgtgtttaattgtcatgaatgacacacatttgtcatctacattggtaaccagtatataaatcagagataaacgtcgtaatgtaactaaacatcagtaagcaaaatatattgggatgacaaaatatgaaaaataaagaaagaataatgagtaagataaataaaatgtagaaaaaaattacataacattttaaagaatacagaaataaacaatacccccaatccggaccttcatggtatacacgagaatctggatggaaacgcagaatataaaataatagataaggacagtagagagtgatacattgcaaaaaacaagagaaaaataatacttgttaaggaatacacacatgaaacaccgatggctgttgataCAGTAACGggttgcgatgtacttatattggtgacaaattctggaagtttacatgcggacaactatggtggcaggccgttaatgccattttgcgttttcgcgctttagcgttttcgccttttatattctatatggcgaaaacgcgaaattgcgaagtcgaaaacgcaaaaacgcgaaaccgatttcgCGTTTTTgtttttcgacttcgcgttttcgacttcgcgttttcgacttcgcgatttcgcaaTTTCACATTTTCGCCTTTTCCACTTCGCGATGTcgtgttttcgcgttttcgtcctatagaatatgaaaggcgaaaacggGAAAACGCGAATGGACTTCAtcggccaccatagacaactgtagttctcctctgcacttatgaaGAAAgaaactaaacggaataaaatgaattgaaacttaaaataaccaaatgtagctgcattcgctcctttccgtttacttctttagaatgatttgtaaacaaccaATTAGATGATACTGGCGAATTAGggtttaatgtccagtgacaaatatcatgttcatacgagaacgagaacacgttatatgtaccctgtgttgtattagaaagacactttcagtcggaattgagaacgtgctacttcgaacagacacaaaaattaag
The window above is part of the Mytilus galloprovincialis chromosome 4, xbMytGall1.hap1.1, whole genome shotgun sequence genome. Proteins encoded here:
- the LOC143071372 gene encoding neuronal acetylcholine receptor subunit alpha-10-like, whose protein sequence is MFIKQNLASIAILAFIFLLKIGFTDLKLLNKEKNDKASKSDYSSTNTANINGEASLLANLTATILTNYDQALLPKCTGRERVQLDINMAVRQLILLDEPEQIAKFNMWMRLIWTDCRLYWNPEDFGNITEVVLPFDLLWTPDLTLYESVAEEFYGFKDYRPRVMFDGTVYYNFPTLVESVCQVDALKFPYDTQICLLTFGSWVFSGSDLDIFSSKKFADVSSIKDHVEWVVESVPIVRHVVFYPEPYPDVTFYVHIRRKPASYVTNIIIPSLLITLISALGFLLPVESGEKVGLQLTVMLAIFVFQVLVADQLPPSADSTPWISVFLSFTLILCGVASLLQVLVISVHFQDKDMPNWTKRYILYPLALVSGVQTLGLQRTCSQNGQLEDEDKMVNKALPEGLTLWMYLATVLDRVGIFIFLMMFVIGCLVTFDGMVSRD